The following are from one region of the Hymenobacter sp. YIM 151858-1 genome:
- a CDS encoding T9SS type A sorting domain-containing protein, whose protein sequence is MKTNSWLKALAFSFALLPATATVGTAWAQVRGTQQNAQGMGKHGHRGGPRKANPEVRTYLRENVMPVVRQQRQKLDAQMSSADKTQLETYRGQLKSLGERQAALRKSFRPEGTPKGQRVPLTDAQKQQLQQLRTERKAVMENVARLAQKYDAQINRLAEEVKPQRDKWAADLQALSQKNLTPEQQQKRAQWQQKRGNGSGNRQNFFGPSRFLLMNPNAPAKAERNAGTGRAALYPNPASSSQRLEYEVKKDGNVKVELLDERGKTLRTLFDGKQDKGTHSLDVNLADLGRGTYLYKITSKGHTETRRFVKE, encoded by the coding sequence ATGAAAACCAATTCCTGGCTTAAGGCGCTGGCCTTCTCGTTCGCCCTCCTGCCCGCTACTGCCACCGTCGGCACGGCTTGGGCCCAGGTGCGCGGCACCCAGCAAAATGCCCAGGGCATGGGCAAGCACGGCCACCGCGGCGGCCCGCGCAAAGCCAACCCCGAAGTGCGCACCTACCTGCGCGAAAACGTGATGCCCGTGGTACGCCAGCAGCGCCAGAAGCTGGATGCCCAAATGAGCAGCGCCGATAAAACGCAGCTCGAAACCTACCGTGGCCAGCTGAAAAGCCTGGGTGAGCGGCAGGCGGCGCTGCGCAAGAGCTTCCGCCCCGAGGGTACGCCCAAAGGCCAGCGCGTGCCCCTGACGGATGCCCAGAAGCAGCAACTGCAGCAGCTACGCACCGAGCGCAAGGCCGTGATGGAGAACGTAGCCCGCCTGGCGCAGAAGTACGACGCGCAAATAAACCGCCTGGCCGAGGAGGTAAAGCCCCAGCGCGACAAGTGGGCCGCCGATTTACAGGCGCTGTCCCAGAAAAACCTCACGCCCGAGCAGCAGCAAAAGCGTGCGCAGTGGCAGCAGAAGCGCGGTAACGGCTCCGGCAACCGCCAGAACTTCTTCGGGCCCTCGCGCTTTTTGCTGATGAACCCCAACGCCCCGGCCAAAGCCGAGCGCAACGCCGGCACCGGCCGCGCCGCCTTGTACCCCAACCCGGCCAGTAGCTCGCAGCGCCTCGAGTACGAGGTGAAAAAGGATGGCAACGTGAAGGTGGAGCTGCTCGATGAGCGCGGCAAAACCCTGCGCACCCTCTTCGACGGCAAGCAGGACAAGGGCACCCACTCGCTCGACGTGAACCTCG